Proteins encoded together in one Coregonus clupeaformis isolate EN_2021a chromosome 30, ASM2061545v1, whole genome shotgun sequence window:
- the LOC121546755 gene encoding ceramide kinase-like yields the protein MDVDLVRFESSLWVGKKRYRAALTGWHLNWTELDKKNRDKKTVSLPVSEVIGVEEGRVQVLPQRSVAEDTEREFTVFYVKRSSSGSSYGLLWHLGRTQFSCPSRDLRDQWMTQLRIALKTHSPSRPHRLLVFINPFGGKKQGRQIYHSLVAPLFELAGISSHVVVTERANQARDHILKKDLTGFDGVVCVGGDGIFSELLHGVIGRTQQEAGLSEHDPSLTLQSCDLHIGIIPAGSTDCVCFATVGVNDPVTSALHIIIGDSQPLDVCSVHHRSSLVRYSVSLVGYGFYGDVLAESERHRWMGPLRYDYSGAMVYLSNRSYAGVVQYLPADSQLSSPRDNTRCLSGCSVCSKGTERLFSHSPGASSLYSSHFSQFSSDSEGEWVSVEGRFRAVSLTCMSSSCPRSPLGLSPSAHLADGTGDLIIVRDTHPLGFLTFLHRHTSTQDQFDLPFVDVHRVKAIRFSLPTGEEEDKDEEREIVNDGGMTEEGERPSRSSSHKHLVERGEERGQKDFLCGLCCSKAPTVSVWNCDGEILPHTEIFCRVHGQLVRLYARGIEDGSAMPTRKCRDGHRNCKGRCVLHI from the exons ATGGACGTAGATCTAGTACGGTTTGAGTCCAGTCTATGGGTCGGTAAGAAACGTTACCGGGCAGCACTTACTGGCTGGCACCTCAACTGGACTGAGCTTGATAAGAAGAACCGCGATAAGAAGACCG TTTCATTACCAGTATCTGAGGTTATTGGTGTGGAGGAGGGGCGTGTGCAGGTTCTACCCCAGAGGTCAGTAGCTGAAGACACAGAAAGAGAATTCACAG TGTTCTATGTGAAGCGCAGCAGCAGTGGTAGTTCCTATGGGTTGCTATGGCACCTGGGCAGGACCCAGTTCAGCTGTCCCAGTAGGGACCTCAGAGACCAGTGGATGACCCAGCTGAGGATTGCCCTCAAAACACACA gCCCCTCTCGTCCTCACAGGTTGTTGGTGTTCATCAACCCATTTGGAGGAAAGAAACAAGGGAGACAGATCTATCACTCTCTAGTGGCCCCACTGTTTGAGCTGGCAGGTATCAGCTCTCATGTTGTAG TGACAGAACGGGCCAACCAGGCGAGAGACCATATACTGAAGAAAGACCTGACTGGTTTCGATGG tgtggtgtgtgtgggcgGGGACGGAATTTTCAGCGAGCTGCTGCATGGTGTGATTGGCCGAACACAGCAGGAGGCAGGGCTATCGGAGCATGACCCCTCCCTAACTCTACAGTCGTGTGATCTTCACATTGGCATCATTCCTGCTG GCTCAACAGACTGTGTGTGTTTTGCCACTGTGGGAGTCAACGACCCAGTGACCTCTGCTCTGCACATTATCATTG GAGACTCTCAGCCTCTGGATGTGTGTTCTGTCCACCATCGCTCGTCTCTGGTGCGTTACTCTGTGTCTCTGGTGGGGTACGGGTTCTATGGTGACGTGCTGGCTGAGAGCGAGAGACACCGCTGGATGGGGCCTCTCAGATATGACTACTCAG GTGCTATGGTGTACCTAAGTAACAGGAGCTATGCAGGCGTAGTTCAATACCTACCAGCAGATTCCCAGCTCTCCAGCCCCAGGGACAATACACGCTGCCTCTCTGG GTGCAGTGTGTGTTCTAAGGGCACAGAGAGACTGTTCTCCCATTCTCCAGGTGCTAGTTCCCTCTACAGCTCCCACTTCAGTCAATTCAGCAGCGACTCTGAGG GTGAGTGGGTGAGTGTGGAGGGCCGGTTCAGGGCTGTGTCCCTCACCTGTATGTCCAGCTCCTGTCCTCGCAGTCCCCTGGGCCTGTCCCCCTCAGCACACCTGGCCGATGGGACAGGTGACCTTATCATCGTACGGGACACACACCCCTTAGGGTTCCTCACCTTCCTACACAGACACACCAGCACACAGGACCAG tttgACCTGCCGTTCGTGGACGTCCACCGAGTAAAGGCCATACGCTTTTCTCTCCCTACCGGAGAAGAGGAGGACAAGgatgaagagagggagatagtgaATGATGGAGGGAtgacggaggagggagagagaccaagCCGAAGCAGTTCCCACAAGCACCtggtagaaagaggagaggagcgagggcAGAAAGACTTCCTGTGTGGTTTGTGCTGCAGTAAGGCTCCTACAGTGTCTGTGTGGAACTGTGACGGAGAGATACTGCCTCACACTGAGATCTTCTGCAG ggtTCATGGTCAGCTGGTGCGTCTGTATGCCCGTGGCATTGAGGACGGATCAGCCATGCCCACCAGGAAGTGCCGAGACGGACACAGGAACTGCAAAGGGAGATGTGTCCTCCACATCTGA